In Haloarchaeobius salinus, the sequence AGCGCCTACGGGGCGTCGTTCGGGCCCGAAGGCGAGCGCGTCTCCTTCCTGATGGACACCACGGGCACGCCACAGGTCTGGTCGGTCGACGGCGCGGGTGAGTGGCCACACCAGCGCACGTTCGAGGACGAGCGCGTCGGCTTCGCGTCGTGGTCGCCGGAGCGCGACGAACTGGTCTACGGGATGGACCAGGGCGGCAACGAACGGATGCAGTTCTTCCGGCTCTCGGGCGACGGTAGCGAGGAGGTCGCACTCACCGCACATCCGGACGCCAAGCACCGCTGGGGCGGCTGGAGCCACGACGGCGAACGGTTCGCGTTCGCGTCGAACCGTCGCGACGAGCGCGTCTTCGACATCTACGTGCAGGGCCGCGACGAGACGGGCAACGACGCGACGCTCGTCCACGAGGGCGACGGCTGGCTGAGCGTCGGCGGCTGGAGCCCGGACGACGACCGGCTCATCGTCTCGCAGGCGTACTCGAACTACGACCAGGACCTGTACGTGCTCGACATCGAATCGGGCGAACTGGACCACCTGACTCCCCACGATGGCAACGTCCGCTACACCAGCGCGTCGTGGGGGCCCGACGGCGACGCGCTCTACTGCTGCACCGACGAGGACTCGGACACGCTGTCTCTCGCCCGGCTGGACCTCGACACCGGCGACCTCGAGACGGTCGTCGACGGCGGCGACTGGAGCATCGACGGCGTCGCGCTCGACGACGAGACGGGTAGACTGGTCTACTCGCGCAACGTCGACGGCTACACCGAGCTGACGGTCGGCGAGCTCGCGGGCGAGACGGACATCGAGGAGCTCCCGTCGCCGGACCTCCCGGGAGGTGTCGCCGGCGGTGTCTCCTGGGGTCCCGACGCCGAGAAGTTCGCACTCACCGCGACGGGCGCTGCGGTGAACACGAACGTCTACGTCGTCGAGACGGAGACGGGCGAGACCGAACGCTGGACCTACGCCGCGACGGCGGGCATCCCCGAGTCGTCGTTCCGCGAGCCCGAACTCGTCCACGTCGAGAGCTTCGACGGGCTCGACGTGCCGGGGTTCCTCACGCTCCCCGACGGCGCGTCCGCGGACGACCCGGTCCCCGTCATCGTCTCTATCCACGGCGGCCCAGAGGCCCAGCGCCGCCCGTCGTTCAACCCCGTCAAGCAGTACTACCTGAACCGCGGCTACGGCTACTTCGAGCCGAACGTGCGCGGCTCGGCCGGCTACGGGAAGGCGTACAGCCACCTCGACGACGTCCGCAACCGGATGGACTCCGTCGCGGACATCGACGCCTGCGTGGACTGGCTGGCGGCCCACGACGCCGTCGACGCGGACCGGCTCGTCGCCATGGGGGGCTCCTACGGCGGCTTCATGGTCCTCGCGAGTCTCGTCGAGTCGCCCGAGCGGTGGGCGGCCGGCGTCGACATCGTCGGCATCGCCAACTTCGTCACGTTCCTGGAGAACACCGGCGAGTGGCGGCGCGAGCTCCGCGAGGCCGAGTACGGCTCGCTCGAAGACGACCGCGAGTTCCTCCAGTCCATCTCGCCGACGGCGAACGTCGAGGCCATCCGGTCGCCCCTGTTCGTCATCCACGGCGAGAACGACCCGCGCGTGCCCGTCGGCGAGGCCCACCAGATCGTCGAGGGCGCACGCGAGCAGGGCGTCACCGTCCGCGAGCTCGTCTTCGAGGACGAGGGCCACGGGCTGACGAAGCTGGAGAACAGGGTGGAAGCCCACACCGCGGTCGCGGAGTTCCTCGCCGAGCACGTCTGAGGCGGCGGTGCACTACTGCAACGGACGGGTGATGTTTTCCGACCGGCCTCCGAAGAACTCGACATGGACCCGCCGGAGACGCTCTCCCGCCGCCGCCTGCTTGCCAGCACGTCGACCGTCGGCGCACTGGCCGCCCTGGCCGGCTGCACGGAGGGCGAGGACGCCGGGCCGGAGACCCCGGACGTGGGGACGACGGCACCGGGTGGCGGGTCGGACACGACCGCGAACGGCGACGTCGACGGGACGGCCGGCCCCGGGACGACCGACGGTTCCGGTACCGACGAACTCGACCTCCGCGAGGCGAACGTCGTCGGCGTCTCGTTCGAGGGCGGGGACGGGACGTACACCTTCGACGTGACGCTCCACCACGACGACGACGGCGAGGACGGCTACGCGAACTGGTGGCAGGTCGAGCGGCTGGACGGCACCCAGCTCGGCCGTCGCGAGCTGCTGCACGCACACTCCCAGCAGCCGTTCACCCGGTCCGATACCGTCGAGATTCCTGCCGACGTGAACTGCGTCGTCGTCCGTGGTCACGACCAGACCCACGGCTACGGCGGCGTGGCGATGCTGGTGAGCCTCGAGTCGGGCGCGACTCGACAGGTCGACCAGAGTTCGGAGCCACGTTCGTTCGAGGCGGGCGACTGTCCCTGAGTGTTCCAGCGGGGGTGTGCCGGACGGTCACCGATCCCGACTCGAACAACACCCGCGCCAGCCGGGCCACTACTCCCCGAGATAGTACCGGTCGTAGAACAGCAACAGCCCGAGGAACGCGATGACGAACACGACGCCCGTGAGGATGGCCACCGGGATGCCTCGGCCGAGGCCAGTCCCGGACACCACCACCTCCGTGACTGCTGCGGCGACCAGTGCCGAGGCGAAGAAGCTCCCGACGAGGAACAGCAGATTCCCGAGATACGACGGTTCCCCGGTTGCATCGCTGGACATATGCACCGGTAGCGAGCTGTAGGGACAAAACACCCCTTGCCCGTGGAGGATCGCGACGGGTCGATGCTGAAAAGCGGTTTCCGGTCGAGCCGTCCACCTCACCCAGCAGGCCACCCGTCGAACACCCGATGCGCTCTTGTGTGCCACGCTCGACTGGCCCGATATGGGATCGCGCGAGATCATCGCAGGTGTGGTGGCCGGGATCGTGGTCGTCGCCCTGCTGGCCGTCGGCGTCGGCTGGGAGCAGGTGCTCGACGGGGTGCTCGCCGCCGACAAGCCCCTGTTCGGGCTGGCACTGCTCGCCGGCTTCGGCTCCATCGTCGCCTGGGGGCTCTCCGTCTACGCGCTCGTGCGTCCGGTCCCGGACGCGCCGGGGCTCCGGCGGTTCGGCCACCTCTACCTCGCAGCGGTCTTCGTCAAACAGGCGATTCCCTTCGGCGTCGCGGGCGGTGCGGCGGTCCTCGCGTACGTCATCTCCCGGTACTCCGACACCACCATCGAGCGGACGCTGCTCGCGACGACGGTCGCCGGCTTCCTCAGCACGGTCGCCTCGGCACTCGTCGCCGGACTCGGGTTGCTGTTCGTCCTGCTCACCCGTCCCATCCCGCAGTGGATACTCCAGCTGACCGTGGCGCTGGCGATCGGACTGCTGATGCTCATCGTCGTCGTGACGGCCTTCGCGATCTGGCCCGTCATCCTCCGGCGGTCGACGGTCCGGTTCGCGGGGACGATCCACCCGACGGTCTCGTGGCTGTCGGCGCGCGTCGGGAGGCTCATCGAGCCCACGCAGGTCCGCGCGCGGCTGGACCGGTTCATCGAAACTGGCGAGGTCATCGCACGGGACCCCCGGGCCGTCGTGGGGTCGTTCGCCGCGGCGGTGCTCGCGTGGGTGTTCACCGCGGCCGCATTGAGCTTCTCGCTGGCGGCGGTCGGCAGCCCGGGACCGCTGTCGGTCTCCGCGTTCGCGGTCACGGTCTCCGGGGTCGCGACGGCCGTCCCGCTCCCGGGTGGTCTCGGCGGCGTCGAGGCCACGCTGTCGGCGATCGTCACCGTGCTGACCGGTGACCGGGTGGCCACGGTGAGCGCCGGAATCGTCGTCTTTCGGCTCGCGACGTTCTGGCTCCGCCTGGTCGTCGGCGGCCCCGCCGGGCTGACGGTGCTCGGGCGCTACGGCTCCGGCTCCCGGGCGCTTGACGAACTCGACGAGATAGAGGAGGGCGTCGGCGACGCGAGCCAGGCGAGCGAGTAGCCTACTCGATGACGCCGGTCTTCCGGGCGGTCTCCCACGCGGCCTCCTCGCTCATGCCGTCGCCGAGGATGGTGTATCGGTCGCGGATCTCGTGGCAGGTCGTCAGCGCCTCGACCACCGTCTCCGGCGCGATGCCGAGTTCGTCGGCGGTCGTCGGTGCGTCGATGCTCCGGAGCGCGTCGCGGATGTCCGTCCAGAAGCCGCGGTCGCCGCCGTGGAGGTACGCCGTCAGGATGGAGCCGACGCCGACCTGGTGACCGTGCAGTGCGGGCTCCGGCGCGATGCGGTCGAGCTGGTGCGAGAACAGGTGTTCTGCACCCGAGGCGGGCCGGGACGAGCCCGCGATGGACATCGCGACACCCGAGGAGACCAGCGCCTTCGTCACGACCCACGAGGACTCCTCCAGCCCCGGCCGCACCGAGTCCGCGTTGTCGACGAGTATCTCGGCGGTCATCTCCGAGAGCGCCGCCGCGTACTCGGAGTACGGCACGTCCTTCAGCCGGTTCGCGAGCCGCCAGTCCATCACCGCGGTGTAGTTCGAGATGATGTCCGCACAGCCCGCGGTCGTCAGCTCCCAGGGGGCCTCCGCGAGCACCTCCGTGTCCGCGACGACGGCCAGCGGTGGGTCCGCCGCGACGCTGTGTCGGGTGTCGCCCTCCGGCACCGAGCCGCGGCCGGAGACGATGCCGTCGTGGCTCGCGGCCGTCGGGACCGACACGAAGCCGAGTCCGACGTGGTCGGCGGCCATCTTCGCGATGTCGATGGCCTTCCCGCCGCCGACGCCGAGCAGGAACCCGGGCTCCGTCGCCTCCGCCCGTTCGATGACCCGCTCGACCGACTCGAACGTGGCCTCTTCGACCACGACGACCTCCGACCCCGCGAACTGTGCCTCGATGGCCTCGCCGACCAGCTTCCGGGGCGTCGGGCTCGTCACGACGAGCGGTCGCCCCTGCAGGTGCAGGTCCTCGACGACCTCCGCGGTGCGGTCGACGACGCCGTGGCCGACCACCACGTTCCGCGGCAGCCGGATCCACGTCGATTTGGTGAACATACCCCTACGGTCACCGGCCGGCGGGAAAGGAGTTACGCGACGTGTGTCGGTGGTGTAGAGCAGGGGGAGCGGCGCTCAGGTCGGCGAATCGGTCCCGAACCTGTCGCCTGGTGCTGTGGCGAGGGCCGGAACGACGTGAGGGCCGCAACGAGGTGGGGGGTCGAGCCGTCAGGGACGGTCTGGCTGGTGCCGTCGTCGGCGATCCCAACGACTGACACGAGGAACCCCGGTCTCGTGCTCCGACCCGAGACAGCAGCCCCGACTCAGCCGTCCAGCAGCCCGAGCTCGCGAAGCTCCAGCTCCAACGCCGCTTCGTCGGCAGCGTCCATCCGTCGCAGCGGCGAGCGAAGTGGTCCGGCGTCGAACCCCTGCAGCGAGAGCGCGGCCTTCACGCCGGCCATGTACGGCCCGCGCTTCAGCGCCGACCGCACGTCGTACACCTGGCTCTGCAGCTCCTGCGCCCGGTCCTCGTCGCCTGCGTCGTACGCCTCGAACAGGTCGACGACGAGCTCGGGGAAGGCGTTGGCGACGGCCGAGACCATGCCCGCACAGCCGACCTCGAGCCCGGGGAACAGCAGCGAGTCGGAGCCGGAGAGGAACGTCAGCGCGGGGTGGTCGTCGATGGCCTGGCCGAGCCACGGCACGTCCTTGCTGGAGTCCTTGACGCCGACGAGGCCGGGGATCTCGGCCAGCTCGGCCACGGTGTCGAGTGCGAGGGAGTTGCCGGTCTTCGAGGGGATGTGGTAGACGTAGGTCGGGAGGTCGACGGCGTCGCAGACGCGGCGGTAGTGCTCGACGGCACCCGCCCCGTCGAGCGGGTAGTAGAACGGTGTCACGACGACGATGCCGTCCGCGCCGGCGTCGGCGGCGGCCTCGGCGCGGGCGACGGTCCGGCGGGTGCTGGGTGCGCCGACGCCCGCGATGACGGGCACGTCGTCGCCGACCTCCTCGACGACCGCACGGACGACGCGGTCGCGTTCCTCGCCGGAGAGCAGCGCGAACTCGCCGTTGGTGCCGAGCGGGAAGACGCCGTGTGCGCCGCCCTCGACGACGAACCGGGCGTGGGCCGCCGTCGCCTCGTAGTCGACCGTCTCGTCGTCGTGGAACGCCGTCACCGTCGGCGGGACGACGCCGTGGATGCCGAGTGGGTCGTCGGTGCCGGGCGCGGGAGCGTTCGAAGCCATGTTGACGTACTAACGCGGATTCGAGTTAATAGTTCCTACGACGCGCGGCGCTCGACGAACCGTCGGTACAGCGGCCGGGCGACCAGCGCGAGCGCGAGCACGCCGGCACCGACGAGCACGAGCGGGTTGACGGAGCTGCCGGTGGTGACGTTCCGCGCGGAGACACCGATGGCCATGATGGTGAGTATCCACGGGAGCTCGCCGATGAACGTCCCGAGGAGGAACGTTCCGAGGGGGACGTCCGCCAGCCCGGTGCCGTAGGCCACCGCGTCGGCGGGTGCGGGCGAGAGGCGGCCGGCGATGGTGCCCCGGAGGTCGCCCGTCGCGTCGAAGATCTCGTCGCCGGAGCGCCGCAGCCAGCCGAGGATGCCGTCGTCGCGCTTGTACCACCGGCCCGCGTAGTACGCCGGGAGCGCGGTGAGCACGCCGCCGGCCAGCGCGATGGGGAGCCCGGGCCAGCCGAACCGGTAGCCGACGACGAGGGTGAAGGCGGTCACCGGCACCGCGAGGAACGGGCGGACCAGGTAGCCAACCGCGAGGATTCCGACGAACAGCACGTCGTTCTCGACGGCCGCGAGGAGCCCCGGCACGTCGCCCCCGACGGTGAGGCGCGCGAGCACGAGGAGCGAGAGCGCCGCGAGCACGACCGCGACCTGCCGGTATCTTCGTCGCACTATCTGAGCGTGGTGGAGTCCGCACTTGTGGGTTTCGGGAGCAGGTCGGAACCGACGCCGTACTGACGAGTCCGTGCAGTGGGCTCAGTTCGCCAACACCGCGAAGACGACGGGTGACAGACGCTCCGCGAGACGCTTCGTCGTCGAAAACGGTGCGAGATGGGGCGGCTACGTCGCTGTCCCGCCCTACTCGATGGAGAGCCGGACCGTCACGTTGTGGAGCAGGACCGCGTCCGTCTCACGGGCGAGGCGGACGAGCCCCTCCGACGGGCCCTCGACGAGTCGCGGCTCGCCCTCGTCGTCCTCCACGACCCCGGCGACGGCATCTGCCATCCCCGGCTCGACTGGCGCACAGTCGAGCACCACCGGGTCGTCGGCGTCGGTCGGCTCCAGCGAGAGGACGTACCAGACCCGGCGCGAGAAGAACTCGGCGTCGGTCTGTTGCAGTTCGCGACCCTGGTACACCTCGCCGTCGAGGCGGACGTAGCCCTCCGCGAGGAGGGTCCGGGCCCACGTCCCGAGTTCGGTCTCGGGGTACACCTCGGCGGGGTCGCTCCCGGTCGCGTTGCGGACGAACTCGCGCTGTGCGCCCGTGAGGTCGCTCCCGTCGACGACCGTCGCGTCGTCGGGTACCGACTCCGCCGGGGCGGCCTCGAACTGCATCCGGTAGCGGCCGCCCGCCTGCACGTCGACCGAGTAGGTACCGTCGACGCCGTCGGTGCCGCGGAGTGCGACGGTTTCGAAGGCCGCGAGGTCGGGCGACGGCGGCTGGTTCACGAGCATCGGGTAGTGACCGCGGACCGCCTCGTCGTCACGCGCGGCGTCGACGAGCAGGCTCCGCAGTCCCTCGGGCAGGACCCGGATGGAGTCGTACGCGCCGAACTCGTCCACGATCGTCGCCCGGACGGCGGGGTCGTCGACGGTCGTCGGTCCCGTCGTCGGTGCCGCGCTCGTCGTGGGGTCCGTCGACGTCGAGCCGTCGACGGCCGGCTGGTCGTCGTCGTCGCCGATGCCCGCACACCCACCGAGGGCGGCCGACGCTGCGGCGACGCTCGCGACGAACGTGCGTCTGGAGGGCATACGTCGAAGGTCCGCGAGAACCGGTAAGTGTCTTCTGTCGCCAGCGACGGTCGGTGTGCGGTCGCGCTACTTGAACCGGAACGTCTCCAGGTTCTTCGGCGCGAACGTCCGCATGTTGAACTCGTGGTAGAGCGCGGAGGAGAGGTCCTGCACGGAGGACTCGTCGCCGTGGACGCAGAGCACCTTCTCGGGGCGGGGGTTCATGGTGCGGACGAAGTCCTCCAGCCCCTGCCGGTCGGCGTGGCCGGAGAAGCCGTCGACCGTCTCGATGTCCATCTTCAGCTTCAGCGTGTTCGAGCGGCCGCCGTTGCCGCCGCGGTCGTTGATGGGGATCTCGTCCCAGCCGTTCTGGATACGACGACCGAGGGTTCCCTGGGCCTGGTAGCCGACGAACACCATCTTCGAGTCCGCCTGGCTGCCGACGTGGCGGAGCCAGGACATGATGGGGCCGCCCTCGACCATCCCGGAGGTCGAGAGGATGATGCAGGGGCCGCCGTCGGCGACCTCCTGGCGCTCCTCCTCGCCGCCGTCGATGTGGTTGAACTCCTCGGCGAGGAACGGGTTCTCGTCCTCGTGGAAGATGCGGTCGCGGAGGTCGTCGCGCAGGTACTCGGGGTAGGTGGAGTGGATGGCGGTCGCCTCCCAGATCATCCCGTCGAGGTGGACCGGCATCTCGGGTATCTTCCCCTTCCGCATGGCCTCCTCAAGGACGAGCATGATCTCCTGGGAGCGCCCGACGGCGAACGCCGGGATGAGCACCTTCCCGCCCTTCTCGTGGGTCTCGTTGATGACCTCGATGAGCTTCCGTTCCGAGTCCTCCTGGTCGGTCTGGTAGTCGTTCCGGCCGCCGTAGGTGGACTCGAGCACCAGCGTCTCGACGCGCGGGAAGTCGTTCACCGCGCCGTTGAACAGGCGGGTGTCCTTGTAGTGGATGTCGCCGGAGAAGGCGACGTTGTAGAGGCCGTCGCCGATGTGGAAGTGCGACACCGCGGAGCCGAGGATGTGGCCGGCGTTGTGGAACGTGAGCTTCACGTCCGGCGCGATGTCGGTCACGTCGCCGTACTCCAGCGGGATGGTGTGCTTGATCGCCTCGCGCACCATCTCGGACTCGTACGGCGGCGCGCGACCCTCCTTGGCGGCCACGTCGAGGTAGTCGAGCGTGAGCAGGCCCATGAGGTCGCGGGTCGGCTCGGTCGTGTAGATGGGGCCGTCGTAGCCGTACTTGAACAGCAGCGGGAGCAGCGCGGAGTGGTCGAGGTGGGCGTGGGTCAGCACGACGGCGTCGATGTTGGTCGCGCCCGCCCCGAGCGCCTCGGGCACCTGCAGGTAGGGCACCTCGCCCTCCGCGCCGGGCTTGTCGCCGCAGTCGATGAGGATGCGCGTCTCGGGCGTCGAGAGGATGAACGAGGCGCGGCCGACCTCGCGACAGCAGCCCAGCGTCGTGATGCGGACGTACTCGTCGTCGGACATCTCCTCGCGGTGGATCTGCCGGCCGACGCGTTCGAGGATGTCGCGGCGCTCGTCGCGCTCCTGCTTGAGGAAGTTGCGGACGTTCGAGACCGTCGAGGACTCGATTGGCGGCGTGCGGACGACCTCGGGCGTCCAGCCGACCTTCTTCGTGATCTCGCGCAGGGTCGAGCCGTGGCGGCCGATGACCATGCCCGGCTTCGCGGCCTCGATGACGACCTCGCCGGTGTCGGCGTGGAAGTCGAGGTCGGTCACGCCCGCGTCCTCGGGGATGACCTCCATGATCTGCTCGCGTGCGGTCTCCGGCCGGGAGAGGACGTCGGGGTCGGGCCGGACCGTGATGCGCTTTCTGAGCTTCGAGGCGAGCCGGCGGATGAGGTCGCCCTGCTGGGCGAACTTCTTGGGGTCGCGTGTGTACACCACCAGCTCGGGCCCCTCGTACTTGACGGCGGACACCGAGATGTCGCTCGGTATCTCGCTCTTTATCTCTGCTTCCAGTTCTTCGAGTTGTCGATCTACGGAACTCATATGTCGAGAAATTCAGTCGCGTCCGGACGGCGTGTTCCGCCCGTTCCGGCCGACCGTCGGCGCGACCCGTTCCGTCCGTCCCGGACGGGACCGCCACACCCCCCAGCGTCCGCACTGCTGTCGGACTGGTGACGTGCGTTGTCGCGCGTGTCGTGTCGAGACATTGTCGGTGGAAACTGCGGTTCGAGCCCGTCCCGGACGCTTGCTCGTCGGGAGGTCTCGGGGAGAACCCGCTTACTCGGTCGTATGCCACCGATGTTATAAAAGCCTTCGCAATACTGAGGGCAGGGCCGTCCGTACCGACTGCCATGCAGGTGACGAAGGCGGTCGTCGAGCGCGAGCACGAGTGGGTCCGCGACCGGGCCGACGTCGTCGTTCCGCTGTCGAACCGGGTGCGCGCGGACCTCGGCGAGACGTTCGGTATCGACGTCGACCCGGTGACCGAACAGCAGTACGTCGCGGTCGTCGACGAGACGTTCGCCGACGGTGACCGGGCGGTGAACGTCGCCGCCCTGGTCGGGCTCCTCCGGGACCTCGACGTCGAGGACGACTACCCGGGCTTCGTCGTCGACGAGGTGCTCGGTCGGGAGCTGGCCGCGACCATCGCCGGCAGCCAGCCGCTCCGGACCCTCGGCGAGGCGACGTTCCACTACGCCGACATCGTGACACACGGCGACGCCGACGACGCGGCCGGGGCGGACGACCTGGACGCCGCGCTCGCCGCCGGCACGCAGGAGCGCATCCCGGGCTGGGGCTGGAACGAGCGCGAGAGCCCGTTCGCGGTGGAGTGACAACCGAACGGCCTACCAGTTCCCGTCGAGAAGGCGTCCGACAGATGGAACGTCCGGTGGTCCGACTGCTCGTGATCGTCTGCTGTCTCGTCGCCGCCGGCGGGCTGGCCGTCGACTACGCTGCCCACGCCGACGACCGGGGCACGTACCCGAGCGACCGGGAGCTGGCGGCCGATTTCGATTCGTACACCGGTGAACAGGTGTTCCTCTGGCTCGACGTGACCAGGGTGACCGACGACGGCCTCGTCGGCACGTTCGGGCCGGACGACACCGCAGTCACCGTGACAGGTGCTGACGCCGGGGGCGACGTCGGGGCGAACGACCAGGTGCAGGTGTACGGCGTCGCCCGGCCCGACCACCGCATCGTCGCCGACCGGGTCGTCGTCTCCCACGGCGAGAACCGGATGTACATGTTCGTCGCCTCCGCGCTCGCGGCGGTGTGGGCGCTCGGGTTCCTGCTGCTGTACTGGCGACCCGACGTCGCGAGGGGCGTGCTCACGCCGAGAACGGGCGGGGGTGGTGAGCCGTGAGCGACCTGCTGACCCACGTGCTCGCGGCGTTCGTCGTCGCCACGGTCGCGTCGTGGTCCCTGCCCTGGTTCGCCCGGCGACACGTTCCGCTCGCGACCGCGGGTGCCCTCGCCCCCGACCTGGCGAAGGGCCACTTCGTGACCGGCGACGTGCTGGTGACGGTTGCCGGGGTCACCGGCTCGTGGGACGCGCTCCAGACCGTCGGCGTCGTCACCTGTCTCGTCGTCGCGGGGGTGATGCTGGTCGAGCGCGCGGAGCGCCGGGTCGCACTGGCCGCGCTCCTCGGCGGGATGTGCCTCCACGTCGCCATGGACTCCCTCGTGATCCGTGCGGGCGGCGTCGCCCCGCCGTACCTCTACCCGCTGACGTGGGCGGGACTCCCGTCGCTCGACGTCTATCTGAGTTCGAGCATCTGGCCGTCGCTGGTGGCTCTCCCCGTCGCCGCGCTCGTCTGGTACGTGGACCGCCGGGGGCTGGCTCCCGGGGCCGACACGACGGCGTCCGAACGTGCCGACGGCGACAGAGCTAACTGAGCGACGCGCCGTCAGGCAGGTATGGCCGACGACCGCGACGAGGCGACCGTCTGCTACCCCGTCCGAAGCGACCTCCCGCTCGCGCCCGACGACGAGCTCCTGATGATCCGCAAGCGACGCGGGCTCGGGGCCGACCGCTACAACGGCCCCGGCGGGAAGGTCGAGCCCGGCGAGACGCCGCGAGAGAGCGCCATCCGGGAGACCCGCGAGGAGACCGGACTCGACGTCGGCGACCTCACGAAGCGCGCGGAGTTCGACTTCTTCTTCGGCGAGGAGCACATCTTCCTCTGTCACGTCTACGTCGCCCGCGAGGTGGCCGGCACGCCCCAGACCACGCCGGAAGCCATCCCCGAGTGGCGTCCCCGCGAGTCGGTGCCCTACGACGAGATGTGGCCTGACGACGAGCTGTGGCTCCCACAGGTCCTCGACGGTGGTACCGTCCGCGCGACGTTCTACTTCGACGACGACGGCGACGAGCTACTGGACCACGAGCTCACGGAGAACGTCGAGTTCGAGGGGACGTAGGGCTACGCGACGATTCTCCCGCCGAGTCCGTCGGCCAGTTCGGTCAGCTCGGCGTCGATGTCGACGTCTCCCCCGACCAGGCCGGCGGCGGTGGCGAGCTGCCGGGCCGTCTCCGTGTCGTGCGCCGCGAACTTCACGACCCAGAAGTACGGTGACCCCTGCGGGTTTCCCGCGACGAACTCGGCCGGTCGCCCGGGCGCGGTGTCGAAGGACTCGAAGAACGACTCGTCACCGCCGCCGCCGACGAACGCCCACCAGAGGTCGTCCTCGCTCCGTGCGGTCGACTGCGCGACGTACACCTCGGCGATGCCCTCCGGAATCGCGAGCGACCGGCTCGCCGCGATGGGACCGTCGCCGGTGTGGCCCGCGGCGGCCTCGTTCCAGAGCGTCGCCGCGAAGTCGGGTGTTCGGGTCGGCCGGAAGCCGACGACGAGGCGCTGGTCGTCGGTGCGCTCGACGGTCGTGAACCGTCCCGGCGTGCCGGGGTAGACTCCCGCCTGCACCCGGTTTCCTGGCTCCAGCTCGTCGACAACGTCCTGCATCTCGCCGCCGTAGTTCCCTGTCGAGACTGCGACGGCCTCCCCCACGCGGACAGCCGCCGGAATATCGGTCTCGAACAGCGGGTGGACGAGCATCGTCCTCCCGTCCGAGCGCGTGCCGAGGACGCGCCACTCACCGGTGAGCACCTTCATGTCGATACCTCCCCTGTCATCGTTCCCCCTGATGTCATCGTACACCTACACGTCCGCAACCGGCTTGGGTATGGTCACCGGGACGGGCCGGATAGGTGAGCCTACCACGCCAGAAAGCGGCGCGCGGCTGGCCATCCCACCACCGGCGCGCGCTGGCGAGACTGTGCGAGCGCAGCGAGCACGTCGAGCCGCCAGCGCGCGAGGGATGAGCACCGGAGGGAGCGCTAGCGACCGAGGAGCGCAGTCGGCTGGGGAGGTACGAGGTGCGGTGGCGGTCGGGTGGGGCTGAAAGGGGCGAGGTTCTCGGCGAACCCGGCCGAAGCAAGCACCGCAGGGACGAGGAGCGCAGCGAGGCTCGGGAGCCGAGAACCTCGGGGCTTTCTGGCGGTTGTCGGCACCAGCGAGTCCCACGCCTGCAGGGTCTCTC encodes:
- a CDS encoding lysylphosphatidylglycerol synthase transmembrane domain-containing protein yields the protein MGSREIIAGVVAGIVVVALLAVGVGWEQVLDGVLAADKPLFGLALLAGFGSIVAWGLSVYALVRPVPDAPGLRRFGHLYLAAVFVKQAIPFGVAGGAAVLAYVISRYSDTTIERTLLATTVAGFLSTVASALVAGLGLLFVLLTRPIPQWILQLTVALAIGLLMLIVVVTAFAIWPVILRRSTVRFAGTIHPTVSWLSARVGRLIEPTQVRARLDRFIETGEVIARDPRAVVGSFAAAVLAWVFTAAALSFSLAAVGSPGPLSVSAFAVTVSGVATAVPLPGGLGGVEATLSAIVTVLTGDRVATVSAGIVVFRLATFWLRLVVGGPAGLTVLGRYGSGSRALDELDEIEEGVGDASQASE
- a CDS encoding TVP38/TMEM64 family protein; translation: MRRRYRQVAVVLAALSLLVLARLTVGGDVPGLLAAVENDVLFVGILAVGYLVRPFLAVPVTAFTLVVGYRFGWPGLPIALAGGVLTALPAYYAGRWYKRDDGILGWLRRSGDEIFDATGDLRGTIAGRLSPAPADAVAYGTGLADVPLGTFLLGTFIGELPWILTIMAIGVSARNVTTGSSVNPLVLVGAGVLALALVARPLYRRFVERRAS
- a CDS encoding dihydrodipicolinate synthase family protein; this translates as MASNAPAPGTDDPLGIHGVVPPTVTAFHDDETVDYEATAAHARFVVEGGAHGVFPLGTNGEFALLSGEERDRVVRAVVEEVGDDVPVIAGVGAPSTRRTVARAEAAADAGADGIVVVTPFYYPLDGAGAVEHYRRVCDAVDLPTYVYHIPSKTGNSLALDTVAELAEIPGLVGVKDSSKDVPWLGQAIDDHPALTFLSGSDSLLFPGLEVGCAGMVSAVANAFPELVVDLFEAYDAGDEDRAQELQSQVYDVRSALKRGPYMAGVKAALSLQGFDAGPLRSPLRRMDAADEAALELELRELGLLDG
- a CDS encoding S9 family peptidase, translating into MPYDIERYLNVRSAYGASFGPEGERVSFLMDTTGTPQVWSVDGAGEWPHQRTFEDERVGFASWSPERDELVYGMDQGGNERMQFFRLSGDGSEEVALTAHPDAKHRWGGWSHDGERFAFASNRRDERVFDIYVQGRDETGNDATLVHEGDGWLSVGGWSPDDDRLIVSQAYSNYDQDLYVLDIESGELDHLTPHDGNVRYTSASWGPDGDALYCCTDEDSDTLSLARLDLDTGDLETVVDGGDWSIDGVALDDETGRLVYSRNVDGYTELTVGELAGETDIEELPSPDLPGGVAGGVSWGPDAEKFALTATGAAVNTNVYVVETETGETERWTYAATAGIPESSFREPELVHVESFDGLDVPGFLTLPDGASADDPVPVIVSIHGGPEAQRRPSFNPVKQYYLNRGYGYFEPNVRGSAGYGKAYSHLDDVRNRMDSVADIDACVDWLAAHDAVDADRLVAMGGSYGGFMVLASLVESPERWAAGVDIVGIANFVTFLENTGEWRRELREAEYGSLEDDREFLQSISPTANVEAIRSPLFVIHGENDPRVPVGEAHQIVEGAREQGVTVRELVFEDEGHGLTKLENRVEAHTAVAEFLAEHV
- a CDS encoding NAD(P)-dependent glycerol-1-phosphate dehydrogenase gives rise to the protein MFTKSTWIRLPRNVVVGHGVVDRTAEVVEDLHLQGRPLVVTSPTPRKLVGEAIEAQFAGSEVVVVEEATFESVERVIERAEATEPGFLLGVGGGKAIDIAKMAADHVGLGFVSVPTAASHDGIVSGRGSVPEGDTRHSVAADPPLAVVADTEVLAEAPWELTTAGCADIISNYTAVMDWRLANRLKDVPYSEYAAALSEMTAEILVDNADSVRPGLEESSWVVTKALVSSGVAMSIAGSSRPASGAEHLFSHQLDRIAPEPALHGHQVGVGSILTAYLHGGDRGFWTDIRDALRSIDAPTTADELGIAPETVVEALTTCHEIRDRYTILGDGMSEEAAWETARKTGVIE